Proteins encoded in a region of the Mucispirillum schaedleri ASF457 genome:
- a CDS encoding response regulator transcription factor codes for MKVLIADDELRLRKVIALYMSKCGYEIIEAGNGETAIGLAKENKPDAIVLDVMMPGMTGIEATKKIRELPEFADTPIILLTANASEDDIKIGLASGANKYITKPFSPKELVESIDSLIK; via the coding sequence ATGAAAGTATTAATTGCTGATGATGAACTTAGACTGCGTAAAGTTATTGCACTTTATATGTCTAAATGTGGTTATGAAATAATAGAGGCAGGAAATGGCGAAACAGCTATTGGACTGGCAAAAGAAAATAAACCAGACGCAATAGTGTTAGATGTTATGATGCCCGGTATGACTGGAATTGAAGCAACTAAAAAAATTAGAGAACTGCCAGAGTTTGCTGACACTCCTATTATACTTTTAACTGCTAATGCCAGTGAAGATGACATTAAAATAGGTCTTGCTTCAGGTGCAAATAAATATATTACAAAGCCTTTTTCTCCAAAGGAACTTGTAGAATCAATTGATAGTTTAATAAAATAA
- a CDS encoding HDOD domain-containing protein yields the protein MNIRFIGSENGLITFKKLLNGKANVSNGADAKDALIFEISSLEVLYKIPKRNFGVPVFFYITTPNKSVISNIKEYRISGILFPPLNAETIMSKLIRSQTQDAAVNERDYETLRIKIIAKAENIPTLPTIAQELIKLTRNASQAAIGQVTSKIKMDQGITSKVIKLVNSPFYGVRKEIASIDRATMLLGFSSVKNIALAISLDQYYQKPFNMYKTTGQAMWQHAYNVALISSEIGKYLQQDCDALYMAGLMHDIGKVVMADFLVKEVEDVQDEREQLGCSHAEIAAVIMNKWSVAPAVVDAVKTHHDTRPELYGRIVAAANHIDHDTDNADEYIYQLGSEYPIQDIDMLKDSIQTILSDNTDGS from the coding sequence ATGAATATACGCTTTATTGGAAGTGAAAATGGATTAATCACTTTTAAAAAACTATTGAATGGTAAAGCAAATGTTTCAAACGGAGCTGATGCAAAAGATGCTTTAATATTTGAAATATCATCTTTAGAAGTGCTTTACAAAATACCAAAACGCAATTTTGGTGTGCCAGTATTTTTCTACATTACTACTCCTAATAAAAGTGTAATATCAAATATTAAAGAATATAGGATTTCTGGAATACTTTTTCCACCATTAAATGCTGAAACAATAATGTCAAAACTTATACGCTCGCAGACTCAGGATGCAGCAGTTAATGAAAGAGACTATGAAACTCTTCGCATTAAAATTATTGCAAAAGCTGAAAATATTCCTACTCTGCCAACTATTGCTCAAGAATTAATTAAATTAACACGCAATGCTTCTCAAGCTGCGATAGGACAGGTTACTTCTAAAATTAAAATGGATCAGGGCATAACTTCTAAAGTTATAAAACTTGTCAACTCCCCATTTTATGGTGTCCGTAAAGAGATAGCATCTATTGACAGGGCAACTATGCTTTTAGGTTTCAGCTCAGTTAAAAATATTGCTCTTGCTATATCCCTTGACCAGTATTATCAAAAACCATTTAATATGTATAAAACTACTGGACAGGCTATGTGGCAGCATGCTTATAATGTTGCATTAATTTCTTCAGAAATTGGTAAATATTTGCAGCAGGACTGCGATGCTCTTTATATGGCAGGGCTTATGCATGATATAGGCAAGGTTGTAATGGCAGATTTTCTTGTTAAAGAAGTTGAAGATGTGCAGGATGAGAGAGAGCAGTTAGGGTGCAGCCATGCAGAAATTGCAGCAGTTATTATGAACAAATGGTCTGTTGCTCCCGCAGTTGTAGATGCTGTTAAAACTCACCATGATACAAGGCCAGAGTTATATGGAAGAATTGTTGCTGCTGCAAACCATATAGACCATGATACAGATAATGCTGATGAATATATTTATCAGCTTGGCTCAGAATATCCAATACAAGATATTGATATGCTGAAAGATTCTATACAAACTATTTTAAGCGATAATACTGATGGCAGCTAA
- a CDS encoding PP2C family protein-serine/threonine phosphatase, with the protein MAANDNNILDLLNIVSSDSTEDFIKHINEFFIKRSITDCHIWDVIGNICEPCQYIHPDDYATFDIYELGFKEDEVFLKNINLDISYFDYNYHIDSAIFFSYNSRITHIITFETPLPEDLEAKIKIAAPYFGKRSVELFSKERQMDLYINYQKKVDFVKRASIIFMCLEIEETISMSLSFFMDVFSADVVCAVYKNEFHGIGVNEEDLIENITIHDMPLKDYLININETIFVENEVISSKFNIKNAFFIYDESSGLRFALFNIIVDIVPDKDFCSLVSSIISIAVENALNHEALTKFKIEETEIAHTAEILNKFVKCNVQLENNDNIYGISYPARNAGGDFVNLMQMGNDYIFCVTDVCGKGYSAAVLTVVLSVFMSHFKSADELTAKVTNLNQFLISKNFDDRFITAFFGVYHSNTKELEYISCGHDPAAVLSKNNKIEYMTSDYMPMGIMLEDYKSKSIKIEDNSIIFIYTDGLIEYSSLDDLLCLVNALSDKKSKDIAESLYKELVADTSLQKDDFTCLIMKI; encoded by the coding sequence ATGGCAGCTAACGATAATAATATATTAGATTTATTAAATATAGTTTCTTCTGATTCAACAGAAGATTTTATAAAGCATATTAATGAGTTTTTTATAAAACGCTCTATAACAGACTGTCATATATGGGATGTGATAGGCAATATTTGCGAGCCATGCCAGTATATCCATCCAGATGATTATGCAACTTTTGATATTTATGAGCTTGGATTTAAAGAAGATGAAGTGTTTTTGAAAAATATTAATCTTGATATATCTTACTTTGATTATAATTATCACATAGATTCTGCAATTTTTTTCTCATATAATTCAAGAATTACCCATATTATTACTTTTGAAACTCCACTGCCTGAAGATTTAGAAGCAAAAATCAAGATTGCAGCACCATACTTTGGTAAACGCTCAGTAGAGCTTTTTTCAAAAGAAAGGCAGATGGACTTATATATTAATTATCAGAAAAAGGTAGATTTTGTTAAACGAGCAAGCATAATATTTATGTGTCTTGAAATAGAGGAAACTATTTCTATGTCTCTTTCATTTTTTATGGATGTGTTTTCTGCTGATGTAGTATGTGCTGTATATAAAAATGAGTTCCATGGAATAGGTGTTAATGAAGAAGATTTAATAGAAAATATTACTATACACGATATGCCACTTAAAGATTATTTGATTAATATTAATGAAACAATATTTGTAGAAAACGAAGTTATTTCATCAAAATTTAATATAAAAAATGCTTTCTTTATATATGATGAATCTTCTGGACTTAGGTTTGCTCTTTTTAACATAATAGTAGATATTGTTCCTGATAAGGATTTTTGCTCCCTTGTTTCAAGCATTATATCTATTGCAGTAGAAAATGCCCTGAACCACGAAGCACTTACAAAATTTAAAATAGAAGAAACAGAAATAGCACATACTGCAGAAATTCTTAATAAATTTGTTAAATGCAATGTTCAGCTTGAAAATAACGACAATATATATGGAATAAGCTATCCTGCTAGAAATGCAGGAGGCGATTTTGTAAACCTTATGCAGATGGGAAATGATTATATTTTCTGTGTTACTGATGTATGTGGCAAAGGATATTCTGCTGCGGTGCTTACAGTTGTGCTTAGTGTATTTATGTCCCATTTTAAATCTGCTGATGAGCTGACTGCAAAAGTAACTAATCTAAACCAGTTTTTAATTTCTAAAAACTTTGACGACAGGTTTATTACCGCCTTTTTTGGAGTATATCACAGCAATACGAAAGAACTGGAATATATTTCATGCGGTCATGACCCTGCTGCTGTGCTTTCAAAAAATAATAAAATAGAATATATGACTTCTGATTATATGCCTATGGGAATTATGCTGGAAGATTATAAATCAAAATCTATAAAAATAGAAGATAACAGTATAATATTCATATATACTGATGGTTTAATAGAGTATTCTTCACTTGACGACCTGCTTTGTTTAGTGAATGCTCTATCAGATAAAAAATCAAAAGATATAGCAGAATCTTTATATAAAGAGCTTGTAGCAGATACAAGCCTGCAAAAGGATGATTTTACATGTCTAATAATGAAAATATAA
- the ubiE gene encoding bifunctional demethylmenaquinone methyltransferase/2-methoxy-6-polyprenyl-1,4-benzoquinol methylase UbiE: protein MSNNENITIDENSKNIQNMFDKIADKYDFLNGILSFAMDEKWRKKAIQCADIQDNHKVLDLACGTGNMIIEIKKQHPLCHIFGSDFSINMLHHCREKIPSCPLSAADVHNLPYKDNYFDRLTIAFGFRNVTDKLKGLSEFLRVIKPGGKVCILELTKPENAFTDFVYKIYFMYILPVIGGIFSSKKAYKYLPESVYHFPKRKEYMQLIEDAGFKNVTFKSLVFGAVTIAIMEK from the coding sequence ATGTCTAATAATGAAAATATAACAATTGATGAAAACTCTAAAAACATACAAAATATGTTTGATAAAATTGCTGACAAATATGACTTTTTAAATGGAATACTAAGTTTTGCCATGGATGAAAAATGGCGTAAAAAAGCCATACAGTGTGCTGATATTCAGGATAATCATAAAGTGCTTGATTTAGCATGCGGCACAGGAAATATGATTATAGAAATTAAAAAACAGCACCCTTTATGCCATATATTTGGCAGTGATTTCAGTATAAATATGCTGCACCACTGCAGAGAAAAAATACCGTCCTGTCCTCTTTCTGCAGCTGATGTCCATAATCTGCCATATAAAGATAACTATTTTGACAGATTGACTATTGCTTTTGGATTTAGAAATGTTACAGATAAACTAAAAGGACTTTCTGAATTCTTACGGGTAATTAAACCCGGTGGAAAAGTATGTATATTAGAGCTTACAAAGCCGGAAAATGCTTTTACAGATTTTGTTTATAAGATTTATTTCATGTATATACTGCCTGTAATTGGTGGTATATTTTCATCTAAAAAAGCATATAAATATCTGCCTGAATCAGTTTACCATTTTCCTAAGCGTAAGGAATATATGCAGTTAATAGAAGATGCAGGGTTTAAAAATGTTACATTTAAATCACTTGTTTTTGGAGCTGTGACTATTGCAATAATGGAAAAGTAG
- a CDS encoding R.Pab1 family restriction endonuclease, with amino-acid sequence MKIEEIDELNKNIKVAIPLTGQTSKTRVKSRDIWYGYGYPVATRQKEFELNSYIEWQIGYDIVTSEKTKLELSTLQNKRFIGSNGKEKALYELSEYLYYFYDIEIISKDEIENLLNEINQIDNSKLIEQNAELSVQRCHPVEYELEGINFQKSIVQYPLLLYKLSSFDVLVEIIIKEKQYAVGLQPMLYVCFPVTKLQADSDPLIGRCAKEKEKAYLILDESHKEFVLQTFKIFALLSQAHKNDVISIINLILQQ; translated from the coding sequence ATGAAAATTGAAGAGATTGATGAATTAAATAAGAATATTAAAGTTGCCATACCATTGACAGGGCAAACAAGTAAAACAAGAGTTAAAAGTAGAGATATATGGTATGGTTATGGTTATCCAGTTGCAACAAGGCAGAAAGAATTTGAGCTTAATTCTTATATAGAATGGCAAATAGGATATGATATAGTAACAAGTGAGAAAACAAAACTTGAGTTATCAACATTACAAAATAAAAGGTTTATTGGCTCAAATGGAAAAGAAAAAGCATTATATGAATTAAGTGAGTATTTATATTATTTTTATGATATTGAAATAATAAGTAAGGATGAAATAGAAAATCTTTTAAATGAAATAAATCAAATAGATAATAGTAAACTTATTGAGCAGAATGCAGAATTATCTGTTCAAAGATGTCATCCAGTTGAATATGAATTAGAAGGAATAAATTTTCAAAAAAGTATAGTTCAATATCCACTGTTGCTTTATAAATTATCTTCTTTTGATGTATTAGTTGAAATTATTATTAAAGAAAAACAATATGCAGTTGGCTTGCAGCCTATGTTGTATGTTTGTTTCCCTGTAACTAAATTACAAGCAGATAGCGACCCGTTAATTGGTCGCTGTGCAAAAGAAAAAGAAAAAGCATATTTAATACTTGATGAAAGTCATAAAGAATTTGTATTACAAACTTTTAAAATTTTTGCATTATTAAGCCAAGCCCATAAAAATGATGTCATAAGTATAATAAATTTAATTTTGCAGCAGTAG
- a CDS encoding methyltransferase domain-containing protein encodes MKTAEHLSKKDIVNYGSFYTPDKLVKYIHKLISNNINTDILNDYVLLDNSCGTGNLLELMYSFNKVIGVDIDAAAIEFAKDRLSQKNIGLYTFNSLEYVDRKQYNILDSDKLFIVGNPPYNDRTSIIQSYLKKYNIYKINPKVEHRDLGISFLLSYNELKADYVCVLHPLSYLIKKTNFNGLGQFKDNYILMDSIIISSQEFCPASCSFFPIIIALYKKDEKGMDYEYIRRYVFKTDDSHNFSMNNYDFINKYIDKYPNKNKINISNAVAKFYTMRDINALKRSRTFIQDDCSNTVYVTKNKYSLYCYVDVFKKYIDKLPYYFGNFDVFINYNNFKSIEQEFIDSSEKNIRNEKIDKYFSELFGYTL; translated from the coding sequence TTGAAAACTGCAGAGCATCTTTCAAAAAAAGATATAGTGAATTATGGTAGTTTTTATACACCAGATAAACTTGTAAAATATATTCATAAACTTATAAGCAATAATATAAATACTGATATTTTAAATGACTATGTTCTGCTTGATAATTCCTGTGGCACAGGAAATTTATTAGAACTTATGTATAGTTTTAATAAAGTAATAGGTGTAGATATTGATGCAGCAGCAATAGAGTTTGCAAAAGATAGACTTAGTCAAAAAAATATTGGCTTATATACTTTTAATTCATTGGAATATGTTGATAGAAAACAATATAATATATTGGATAGTGATAAACTTTTTATTGTAGGCAACCCGCCATATAATGACAGGACTTCTATAATACAAAGTTATTTAAAAAAATATAATATATATAAAATTAATCCAAAAGTTGAACACAGAGATTTAGGAATTAGTTTTTTATTATCATATAATGAATTAAAAGCTGATTATGTATGTGTACTTCATCCTTTATCTTATTTAATAAAGAAAACAAATTTTAATGGGTTAGGGCAGTTTAAAGATAATTATATTTTAATGGATAGTATAATTATTAGTTCTCAGGAATTTTGTCCTGCATCATGTTCTTTTTTTCCTATTATTATTGCTTTATACAAAAAAGATGAAAAAGGAATGGATTATGAATATATTAGAAGATATGTTTTTAAAACAGATGACAGTCATAATTTTTCTATGAATAATTATGATTTTATAAATAAGTATATTGATAAATATCCGAATAAAAATAAAATTAATATTTCTAATGCTGTTGCAAAATTTTATACAATGCGTGATATTAATGCTTTAAAGCGTTCAAGAACATTTATCCAAGATGATTGCTCAAATACTGTTTATGTTACTAAAAATAAATATTCACTATACTGCTATGTTGATGTATTTAAAAAATATATAGATAAACTGCCATATTATTTTGGAAATTTTGATGTGTTTATTAATTATAATAACTTTAAATCTATTGAGCAGGAATTTATAGATTCTTCTGAAAAAAATATTAGGAATGAAAAAATTGATAAATATTTTTCAGAATTATTTGGATATACATTATGA
- a CDS encoding molybdopterin-dependent oxidoreductase — MDRYITINDKKCLFKDGETILMVAERNNIHIPVLCYIKDIAETGACRICLVEVEGVPQPVASCSAFATDGMVVYTDTDEVKKHRLKALEFILLKHPLKCGTCENAEDCVLRELARQMGISEVTDVYEEEHHPLQDWNMLLYDRDACVLCMRCVNVCRDIAGCDAIDVVARGNNAHIEPAHEPLNCDFCGMCVDSCPVGAIKDKPFTYSLKVWELEYINTTCSFCPVGCKINYGVHQNQIHRTRLACSTSICSKGRYGFKFLDIDKRIKSPLIKKDGVFTKTDWHYAMDRVYHSLTEYGVENSLIIAGGWLSNEELFSYKALADKTGMKFITEAEVYFGSFARLFKEKFGHYESVGTLAEVEKSDVIFVIGADFARENVGVKWSVIKAIRKNNAKVITIGLQRYDYDERTYLSLIADYADFAGEFEKIKSSDKNIYTALRKQISSNTKISIIAGNEYFCGEKKLESILSFADYIGQDKLRAFILTYDKVNYVGSLYAGGLTTLDVAAAAPKSVFAVAVNPSIGKNEELMQLIENAEFYAALDMFLTGIVKNADVVLPVRSVLETDGTAVSIDGRLLRMKKVVQSPINSKSNLEIAHILGDYFRKKIDKDAENVFKQIAVSLGFNVDDYKSSEELYRVKEKIFNKTEYIYTKPDIAESIVYVNPRHHEGVLTKMIFASEENYPNFPEIEKYISPGYIRSGNMLDNIAKGVKLIPR, encoded by the coding sequence ATGGATAGATATATTACAATTAATGATAAAAAGTGCCTGTTTAAAGATGGCGAAACAATATTAATGGTGGCAGAACGCAATAATATCCATATTCCAGTCCTGTGCTATATAAAAGATATTGCAGAAACAGGAGCATGCAGAATATGCCTTGTGGAAGTAGAAGGTGTGCCACAGCCAGTTGCATCATGCTCTGCTTTTGCAACTGATGGAATGGTTGTCTATACTGATACTGATGAAGTAAAAAAACACAGGTTAAAGGCTTTAGAATTTATACTTTTAAAGCATCCTTTGAAATGTGGAACATGTGAAAATGCAGAAGACTGTGTATTAAGAGAACTTGCCCGCCAAATGGGTATAAGCGAAGTAACAGATGTGTATGAAGAAGAGCATCATCCATTACAGGACTGGAATATGCTTTTATATGACAGAGATGCATGTGTTCTTTGCATGAGATGTGTTAATGTATGCAGAGATATTGCAGGCTGTGATGCAATAGATGTGGTTGCCCGTGGAAATAATGCTCATATTGAGCCAGCACATGAGCCATTAAACTGTGATTTCTGTGGTATGTGTGTAGACAGCTGCCCTGTTGGTGCTATAAAAGATAAGCCTTTTACATATTCTTTAAAAGTGTGGGAGTTAGAGTATATTAATACTACATGTTCATTTTGTCCTGTAGGCTGCAAAATTAATTATGGAGTTCATCAAAACCAGATACATAGAACAAGACTTGCCTGCAGCACATCTATATGTTCTAAGGGACGCTATGGGTTTAAGTTTTTAGATATTGATAAAAGAATAAAATCACCGCTTATTAAAAAAGATGGTGTTTTTACAAAAACAGACTGGCATTATGCTATGGATAGAGTATACCACAGCTTAACTGAATATGGAGTGGAAAACAGCCTTATCATTGCAGGAGGCTGGCTTTCAAATGAAGAGCTTTTCAGCTATAAAGCACTGGCAGATAAAACAGGTATGAAATTTATAACTGAGGCAGAAGTTTATTTTGGCAGTTTTGCACGGCTTTTTAAAGAAAAGTTTGGTCATTATGAAAGTGTAGGCACATTAGCAGAAGTGGAAAAATCTGATGTAATATTTGTTATAGGGGCAGATTTTGCACGAGAAAATGTTGGTGTAAAATGGAGTGTTATTAAAGCAATCCGTAAAAATAATGCAAAGGTTATAACAATTGGTTTGCAGCGATATGACTATGACGAAAGAACATATTTAAGCCTTATTGCAGATTATGCAGATTTTGCAGGAGAGTTTGAAAAAATCAAATCATCAGATAAAAATATATATACAGCTTTAAGAAAACAGATTTCGTCTAATACAAAAATATCAATAATTGCAGGCAATGAATATTTTTGTGGAGAAAAAAAGCTGGAATCTATATTATCATTTGCTGATTATATTGGGCAGGATAAATTAAGAGCCTTTATATTAACTTATGATAAAGTTAATTATGTTGGCAGTTTATATGCAGGCGGGCTGACTACTCTTGATGTGGCAGCAGCTGCACCTAAATCAGTATTTGCAGTAGCTGTAAATCCTTCAATTGGTAAAAATGAAGAACTTATGCAGCTAATAGAAAATGCAGAGTTTTATGCTGCACTTGATATGTTTTTAACAGGCATAGTTAAAAATGCAGATGTAGTGCTGCCTGTTAGGTCAGTTTTAGAAACTGACGGCACAGCTGTAAGTATAGACGGCAGACTTTTACGCATGAAAAAAGTAGTGCAAAGCCCGATAAACAGTAAGAGTAATCTGGAAATAGCTCATATATTAGGCGATTATTTTAGAAAAAAAATAGATAAAGATGCAGAAAATGTTTTTAAACAGATTGCAGTCAGTTTAGGCTTTAATGTAGATGATTATAAAAGCTCAGAAGAATTATACAGGGTAAAAGAAAAAATATTTAATAAAACAGAATATATATATACCAAACCTGATATTGCAGAAAGTATAGTATATGTAAATCCAAGACATCATGAGGGAGTATTGACTAAAATGATATTTGCAAGTGAAGAAAATTATCCTAATTTTCCAGAAATAGAAAAATATATTTCTCCGGGATATATTCGCTCTGGAAATATGTTAGATAATATCGCAAAAGGTGTAAAATTAATACCTAGGTAA
- a CDS encoding FAD-dependent oxidoreductase translates to MPKVVYGFRKGERLDFRNVQEQDRPESPFIFQDDVNGKSVKLVISWHGFLVYDGEVDIAAAMCKFVRYVSEHGCCGRCIPGKNGTTLLADMMEELKNDPELTKMQEALDLADSIQATSKCSFAPSSVSIVKSFLKEYPEKLHKYQNAPKLDYYFHMSAPCTSACPAHIQIPEFIDEIRTKRFLPALSIIREHMPLPGLCGRVCPHPCEAVCRRGEVDEPINIMNLKQSAWNYEYFRNQVPNIPEKKAPTGKTCAVIGAGPAGLSAAYYLALMGHQVEVFDKMQEPGGMTAAGIPDFREPREHLQYEANIIRSLGVNIHYNKTLGNEITLEYLTNSYDASLLAIGAWLAQDPHIADMEQMEGIYSGIDYLERVSKYEKPFENSRVIIVGGGNTAIDCARTAIRFNNDVTILYRRTRDEMPAEDYEIKYAEDEGVKFIFLAAPVRTVGEYGKLKGIECSKMRLGSPDATGRRSPEIINDENFILECDYLIPAIGQKPDMSFIKAEDGLEITKWNTIVCDKVYFTTSIKGIFAAGDCIDGENTVVRAVGDGKRAAQMMDRYVMSGSPYLEPSEVIEKYLYDNKIFSYGEAPEPPRPVIKRYETEAMPVDERIKNFHEVEQAYDEHTAALEARRCLRCMRVGMFAAGEK, encoded by the coding sequence ATGCCAAAAGTAGTTTATGGCTTTCGTAAAGGTGAGCGTCTTGATTTTAGGAATGTTCAAGAGCAGGACAGACCAGAATCGCCCTTTATCTTTCAAGATGATGTAAACGGTAAATCTGTGAAACTTGTTATTAGCTGGCATGGGTTTTTGGTATATGATGGGGAAGTAGATATAGCTGCTGCTATGTGTAAGTTTGTGCGGTATGTCAGCGAGCATGGCTGCTGTGGCAGGTGTATTCCGGGAAAAAACGGAACAACTCTTTTAGCAGATATGATGGAAGAGTTAAAAAATGACCCTGAGCTTACTAAAATGCAGGAAGCACTTGATTTAGCAGACAGTATTCAAGCTACTTCTAAATGTTCATTTGCTCCATCTTCTGTAAGTATAGTAAAATCATTTCTAAAAGAATATCCAGAAAAATTACATAAATATCAAAATGCTCCAAAACTTGATTATTATTTTCACATGTCAGCACCATGTACTTCTGCATGTCCTGCTCATATACAGATACCAGAATTTATTGATGAAATTAGGACTAAACGATTTCTGCCGGCTTTATCTATTATCAGGGAGCATATGCCGCTTCCGGGTCTCTGTGGCAGAGTATGCCCGCACCCATGCGAAGCTGTATGCAGGCGTGGTGAAGTAGATGAGCCAATAAATATTATGAATTTAAAGCAGTCTGCATGGAATTATGAATATTTTAGAAACCAAGTGCCAAATATTCCAGAGAAAAAAGCACCTACTGGCAAAACATGTGCAGTAATAGGGGCAGGACCTGCAGGGCTTTCTGCTGCTTATTATTTAGCACTTATGGGTCATCAGGTAGAAGTATTTGATAAAATGCAGGAGCCGGGGGGTATGACTGCGGCAGGTATTCCAGATTTTAGAGAGCCTAGGGAGCATTTGCAGTATGAAGCAAATATAATTAGAAGTTTAGGGGTAAATATTCATTATAATAAAACATTAGGCAATGAGATTACATTAGAATATTTGACAAATTCTTATGACGCATCACTTTTAGCAATTGGTGCATGGCTTGCTCAAGACCCACATATTGCAGATATGGAGCAGATGGAAGGAATATATAGTGGAATAGATTACTTAGAAAGGGTCTCAAAATATGAAAAGCCTTTTGAAAACAGCAGAGTAATTATTGTAGGTGGTGGAAATACTGCCATAGATTGTGCAAGAACTGCCATTCGTTTTAATAATGATGTTACTATATTGTATAGACGCACCCGTGATGAAATGCCTGCAGAAGATTATGAAATAAAATATGCAGAAGATGAAGGTGTAAAGTTTATTTTTTTAGCTGCACCTGTTAGAACAGTAGGTGAATATGGCAAACTTAAAGGGATAGAATGCAGTAAAATGCGGCTTGGGTCACCTGATGCAACAGGCAGGAGAAGCCCTGAAATTATAAATGACGAAAATTTTATATTAGAGTGTGATTATCTTATCCCTGCGATTGGTCAAAAGCCTGATATGAGCTTTATTAAGGCAGAAGATGGTTTAGAGATTACGAAATGGAATACAATAGTATGTGATAAGGTTTATTTTACTACATCCATAAAAGGAATTTTTGCAGCAGGTGACTGTATTGATGGAGAAAATACAGTGGTAAGGGCAGTAGGTGACGGCAAGCGTGCTGCTCAAATGATGGATAGATATGTGATGAGCGGCAGTCCTTATTTAGAGCCGTCAGAGGTTATTGAAAAATATTTATATGATAATAAAATATTCAGCTATGGAGAAGCCCCAGAACCGCCTAGACCTGTTATAAAAAGGTATGAAACAGAAGCAATGCCAGTAGATGAGCGTATAAAAAATTTTCATGAAGTAGAGCAGGCTTATGATGAGCATACAGCAGCACTTGAAGCAAGACGCTGCCTTAGGTGCATGCGTGTAGGTATGTTTGCAGCAGGAGAGAAATAA
- a CDS encoding tetratricopeptide repeat protein, translating to MRKITLILFIIIIFSSISFAQTDIPVRSIKQLETECSNNDFLACYFAGQLFQDSGLILSAVTAYKKACGNKIYEACVKLGILYKGDYNKTMQKEAVKLFNTACENNIASGCFELAAIYYQGEIIRKSLKKAKKLYEKACSLQNASSCYNMGIIYQKGLKVEKDITKALEYFNKSCSLKFKKGCLEYEKLLNSLTETLKEN from the coding sequence ATGAGAAAAATTACATTAATATTATTCATAATTATAATATTTTCCAGTATCAGCTTTGCACAAACTGATATTCCTGTTAGAAGTATTAAACAGCTTGAAACTGAATGCAGCAATAATGATTTCCTTGCATGCTATTTTGCAGGTCAGCTTTTTCAAGACTCTGGGCTTATATTGTCAGCTGTTACTGCTTATAAAAAAGCATGTGGAAACAAAATATATGAAGCATGTGTCAAACTTGGAATATTATATAAAGGCGATTACAATAAAACTATGCAGAAAGAAGCCGTTAAACTTTTTAACACTGCATGTGAGAATAACATAGCTTCCGGATGCTTTGAACTTGCAGCCATTTATTATCAAGGGGAAATCATCAGAAAATCACTTAAAAAGGCTAAAAAACTATATGAAAAAGCATGCAGTCTGCAAAATGCTTCTTCCTGCTATAATATGGGTATTATATATCAGAAAGGCTTAAAAGTTGAAAAAGATATAACAAAAGCACTGGAATATTTTAATAAATCATGCAGCTTAAAATTTAAAAAAGGATGCTTAGAGTATGAAAAATTATTAAACAGCTTAACTGAAACTTTAAAGGAAAATTAA